A section of the Nitrospirota bacterium genome encodes:
- a CDS encoding flagellar motor protein yields the protein MDIATILGIVLALGSIVGGQALEGGHIGSIMQLTAFIIVMGGTIGAVCVQNPLSVVLKGISMLSLGIMNPKHDNKGTIKTILDLANVSRKQGLLALEGKLKDIHDPFFRKGVQLIVDGTDPKVVHEILEIDVEHHEEEGLNAAKVWEAAGGYAPTVGIIGAVLGLIHVMENLADPSKLGGGIAVAFVATVYGVAAANLFFLPLASKMKFKIKEEAGSRMMIIMGLVGLAQGENPRLLQEKLESFLPVSERTKEAKK from the coding sequence GTGGATATTGCGACCATTCTAGGAATCGTTCTCGCACTCGGCTCCATCGTCGGGGGGCAGGCCCTCGAAGGCGGCCATATCGGCTCTATCATGCAGCTCACCGCCTTCATTATCGTGATGGGCGGCACTATCGGGGCGGTCTGCGTGCAGAATCCGCTGTCCGTCGTGTTGAAGGGGATCTCGATGCTCAGTCTCGGCATCATGAATCCCAAACACGACAACAAAGGCACCATTAAGACGATCCTCGATCTGGCGAATGTGTCCAGGAAGCAAGGGCTCTTGGCGCTCGAAGGCAAGCTGAAGGACATCCACGATCCATTTTTCCGCAAAGGCGTGCAGTTGATCGTGGATGGGACCGATCCCAAGGTGGTGCATGAGATCCTGGAGATTGACGTCGAACATCATGAAGAAGAGGGCCTCAACGCGGCGAAGGTCTGGGAGGCCGCAGGCGGCTATGCGCCGACCGTCGGGATCATCGGCGCGGTGCTCGGGCTGATTCACGTCATGGAAAACCTGGCCGACCCCTCCAAACTCGGCGGCGGCATCGCCGTGGCGTTCGTGGCGACGGTCTACGGTGTGGCCGCGGCCAATCTGTTCTTTCTTCCGCTGGCCAGCAAGATGAAATTCAAGATCAAGGAAGAAGCGGGCTCGCGCATGATGATCATTATGGGACTCGTGGGATTGGCGCAAGGCGAGAATCCGCGCCTCTTGCAGGAAAAACTCGAGAGTTTTCTGCCTGTATCCGAGAGAACGAAAGAAGCGAAAAAGTAG